Proteins from one Antennarius striatus isolate MH-2024 chromosome 12, ASM4005453v1, whole genome shotgun sequence genomic window:
- the itga6a gene encoding integrin alpha-6, with translation MLLQGRLSAVDVKVLCYLYFYLLEPTSVVAFNLDTSHVIRKVGEPGSLFGFSLAMHQQLNPDKRMLLIGAPRARALGTQTANITGGLYKCELTQSSDCERVEFDYEENINIENKEDQWMGVMVQSQGPGGKIVTCAHRYQRRLFVNTLQESRDITGRCYVLSQDLTIDTASDEDGGNWNFCEGRARGHEMFGSCQQGLAATFTKDYHYVVFGAPGAYNWKGIVRVEQKNNTLLEMGVYDDGPYEVGDEHLLNPELVPLPANSYLGFSLDSGHRITRSRSLTVVAGAPRANHSGAVVFLKKESDASTKLLVEHILYGPGLASSFGYDVTIADLNSDGWQDIVVGAPHFYMKNRDIGGAVYVYINQAGRWDRIIPVRLNGTKDSMFGLAVENIGDINQDSYEDIAVGAPYDDGGAGKVYIYHGSAQGIKTTPAQTLSGRENNMRLFGYSVVGNMDLDSNSYPDVAVGSLSDAALIYRARPVISMRRDVKISPQEIDLTIKTCGSSICFTVDACFSYKANPASYNPRLTIRYSVEVDGDLRKQGLPSRAMFLNKSHTEAEYQFNGTLDLRGQNQETCIKLIAELKDNIKDKMRSIPTEVSAEIVGTKRQKSKNSLPPLMPILDSSQANKDVTMVNFVKEGCGSDHVCRSNVKMEYKLYYKQNNLDMYSPLPIKKNIPVFHLNYERKDLALRVTVNNMNGDDAYEAKLVGTFPDVLSYSGVRSHQTTPILCTANQNGSQADCELGNPFKRDSETTFYIILSTVGINLETTEIDIDLQLQTTSVQENIVPIKVKAKVITELPLSVTGEASPNQVSFGGFVKGESAMKTEEEIGSLINYTFRINNLWKSSVKASLRIHWPKWNKDGKWLLYLVKISATGLQEILCSPESEINPLQHIKESSVTRTKREIGDRKIAGKTASQSSKTKLLTCEDELKCVVLHCPLQGLDGTTVELRSRLWNSTFIEDYAALSHLLIVVKASLILHAQPKNVILRTPSTEVTLTVSPETAVAQHSGVPWWIILVAVLAGILILALLVFLLWKCGFFKRASKDQYDAAYHKAEIHVQPSDKDKLSAEA, from the exons GCTGTTGATTGGAGCGCCCAGAGCCAGAGCACTGGGAACACAGACAGCCAACATCACAGGAGGCCTTTACAAATGTGAACTCACCCAGTCAAGTGACTGCGAGCGCGTTGAATTTGATTATGAAG AGAACATAAACATAGAGAACAAGGAGGACCAGTGGATGGGGGTGATGGTTCAGAGTCAGGGACCTGGAGGAAAGATTGTG ACTTGTGCTCATCGCTATCAGAGGCGCTTGTTTGTGAACACCCTCCAGGAGTCGCGGGACATCACAGGACGCTGCTATGTCCTGAGTCAGGACCTGACCATCGACACGGCCTCTGATGAGGACGGTGGAAACTGGAACTTCTGTGAGGGCAGAGCTAGAGGTCATGAGATGTTTGGATCTTGCCAGCAGGGCTTGGCAGCTACCTTCACCAAGGACTATCACTATGTGGTGTTTGGAGCGCCAGGCGCTTACAACTGGAAAG GCATCGTACGAGTGGAGCAGAAGAACAACACCTTGCTGGAGATGGGAGTGTATGATGACGGCCCGTATGAAGTTGGAGACGAGCATCTCTTGAACCCTGAGCTTGTGCCTCTGCCTGCCAACAGCTACCTCG GATTCTCTCTTGATTCTGGACACAGAATCACTAGGAGTCGTAGTCTGACAGTGGTGGCTGGAGCTCCCAGAGCCAATCACAGTGGAGCTGTGGTCTTCTTGAAGAAAGAGAGCGATGCCTCCACCAAACTTTTGGTGGAACACATCTTGTATGGTCCAGGACTTGCATCTTCCTTTGGATACGATGTGACCATAGCTGACCTAAACAGTGATGG ATGGCAGGACATAGTTGTAGGAGCCCCTCATTTCTACATGAAGAACAGAGACATTGGAGGAGCTGTTTATGTCTACATCAACCAGGCAGGAAGGTGGGACAGAATCATCCCTGTCCGTCTCAACGGAACCAAAGACTCAATGTTTGGACTGGCAGTGGAGAACATTGGAGACATCAATCAAGACTCATATGAAG ACATTGCAGTTGGAGCTCCGTATGATGATGGTGGGGCGGGAAAAGTCTATATCTATCATGGCTCTGCTCAGGGAATCAAAACCACACCTGCTCAG ACCCTCTCCGGAAGAGAGAACAACATGAGACTCTTTGGATATTCTGTGGTGGGGAACATGGACTTGGATAGTAACTCCTATCCAGATGTGGCTGTAGGCTCTCTGTCAGATGCAGCTTTAATCTATAG AGCACGGccggtcattagcatgagaagAGATGTCAAAATATCTCCACAGGAAATTGATCTTACAATTAAAACCTGTGGTAGCAGCATTTG CTTCACAGTTGATGCATGTTTCAGCTACAAAGCAAACCCAGCATCTTATAACCCACGACTAA CTATCAGGTATTCAGTTGAGGTAGATGGAGATCTCAGGAAACAAGGGCTTCCCTCTAGAGCGATGTTCCTCAACAAGTCCCACACTGAAGCAGAATACCAATTTAATGGAACCTTGGACCTACGTGGCCAAAACCAGGAGACGTGTATAAAGTTAATAGCTGAACTAAAG GACAACATCAAGGACAAGATGCGCAGCATTCCCACTGAAGTCTCTGCAGAAATTGTTGGTACAAAACGACAGAAGTCAAAGAATAGCCTCCCTCCACTGATGCCCATTTTAGATTCCTCTCAAGCAAACAAAGATGTCACGATG GTCAACTTTGTAAAGGAGGGGTGTGGAAGTGATCATGTTTGCCGGAGTAATGTGAAGATGGAGTATAAATTATACTACAAACAGAACAACCTAGATATGTACTCACCATTACCCAT CAAGAAGAACATTCCTGTGTTTCATCTGAATTACGAGAGGAAGGATTTGGCTCTGCGGGTGACAGTCAACAACATGAATGGAGATGATGCTTATGAAGCAAAGCTGGTGGGGACTTTCCCTGATGTGCTGTCCTATTCTGGAGTCCGCTCGCATCAAACCACG CCGATCCTCTGCACCGCCAACCAGAACGGCTCTCAGGCAGACTGTGAGCTGGGGAATCCCTTCAAAAGAGACTCGGAG ACTACATTCTACATAATCCTGAGCACTGTGGGCATAAATCTTGAGACCACAGAGATTGACATTGACCTACAGCTCCAAAC aaCAAGTGTGCAAGAAAATATTGTCCCTATTAAAGTAAAGGCGAAAGTAATCACTGAGTTGCCATTGTCAGTGACTGG GGAAGCCAGTCCTAATCAGGTTTCTTTTGGCGGTTTTGTGAAAGGGGAAAGCGCCATGAAGACAGAAGAAGAGATCGGAAGTTTGATAAACTATACATTCAGA ATAAACAACTTGTGGAAATCCTCTGTCAAAGCTTCATTACGTATTCACTGGCCCAAATGGAACAAAGATGGGAAATGGCTTCTGTACCTGGTGAAGATTAGTGCGACAGGACTGCAGGAAATCCTCTGCTCTCCTGAGTCTGAAATCAACCCTCTCCAACACATCAAG gAGTCTTCTGTGACCAGGACCAAACGTGAAATTGGAGACAGAAAAATTGCTGGAAAAACAGCCTCACAGTCAAGCAAAACTAAACTTTTG ACGTGTGAAGATGAGCTCAAATGTGTGGTGCTTCACTGCCCCCTACAGGGGTTGGACGGTACTACAGTTGAACTGAGATCTCGTCTCTGGAACTCGACTTTCATTGAG GACTATGCAGCTCTCTCCCACTTGCTCATTGTTGTGAAGGCCTCGCTCATCCTTCACGCACAGCCTAAAAATGTAATCCTGAGAACTCCCAGCACTGAG GTGACGTTGACAGTGTCCCCAGAGACGGCGGTGGCACAGCACAGTGGCGTCCCCTGGTGGATCATACTGGTGGCGGTTCTTGCAGGAATCTTGATTTTGGCTTTGTTGGTCTTTCTGCTCTGGAAG TGTGGTTTCTTCAAGAGAGCATCAAAAGACCAATATGATGCTGCATATCACAAGGCAGAGATCCATGTTCAGCCCTCTGACAAAGACAAACTCTCTGCTGAGGCCTGA
- the nup62l gene encoding nucleoporin 62 like, with amino-acid sequence MSGGFSFGQSSTGFSFGAQKTTASATPTAFGMATSTPAASGGGFTFGTPTQAASNPTGSFSFGTPAKSTAAGGGFSFGTPAATTFNMAPQTTAAGLSLGSAAVPAAGSGFTLGAGLSGQTTTAAAPTGGGFTFGTQAQTQTPAAPTATAAPAATTGSGGVSFGGFSFGATKVQVTPAAAPTVAAPPAVAPTAAAPAAAAPTAVPTGGFSFGASAPSALTLGSQPQPATTAASAAGGGFSFGIKPSSTPAPLVSTQPAPGPSLFAAPMPSAAAPVMSTAATSSGFVLGAAAASAPSTTTTTTTAAGGGLAFMLKPLGAATTTTTAPTLATAATTSAATTGAPSGFTLGFKPAPITTTNTTTAPTIVTATTAPPVMSYAQLEGLINKWSLELEDQERHFLQQATQVNAWDRVLVDNGEKITALHKEMEKVKLDQRRLNQELDFILSQQKELEDLLCPLEESVKDQSGTIYMQNADEERERTYKLAENVDAQLKRMSQDLKEIIEHLNTSSGPADTSDPLQQICKILNTHMDSLQWIDQNSVHLQRRVEEVSKLYDNQHKEQEKTFRLTFD; translated from the exons ATGAGTGGCGGATTCTCGTTTGGGCAAAGCTCCACGGGCTTTTCTTTCGGGGCTCAGAAGACCACGGCCTCCGCTACCCCCACGGCCTTCGGAATGGCAACCTCCACGCCTGCAGCCTCCGGAGGAGGCTTCACTTTCGGTACTCCCACACAGGCTGCGTCCAACCCCACCGGCTCGTTCAGCTTCGGCACCCCGGCAAAGAGCACCGCAGCCGGCGGCGGCTTTTCTTTCGGGACCCCGGCTGCCACCACGTTCAACATGGCTCCTCAGACCACAGCGGCGGGTTTATCTTTAGGCTCCGCCGCAGTTCCAGCAGCGGGTTCTGGGTTCACCCTCGGTGCTGGCTTGTCGGGACAGACCACCACCGCTGCGGCCCCGACAGGGGGGGGCTTCACGTTTGGCACCCAGGCCCAGACGCAAACTCCAGCAGCACCAACAGCCACAGCAGCCCCGGCAGCAACAACCGGATCAGGAGGCGTCTCGTTCGGGGGGTTCAGCTTTGGAGCAACCAAGGTGCAGGTGACCCCTGCTGCTGCCCCCACAGTTGCTGCCCCACCAGCTGTTGCCCccacagctgctgctcctgcagctgCAGCGCCCACAGCTGTCCCCACAGGGGGCTTCAGCTTTGGTGCTAGTGCTCCCTCTGCCCTCACCTTGGGCAGCCAGCCACAGCCGGCCACCACCGCTGCATCAGCAGCAGGCGGAGGGTTTTCCTTTGGGATCAAACCCTCATCGACACCGGCCCCTCTCGTTTCCACCCAGCCGGCTCCAGGTCCGTCTCTCTTCGCAGCCCCCATGCCCTCGGCTGCTGCTCCTGTCATGTCCACCGCAGCAACAAgttcaggttttgttttgggtgCAGCTGCAGCCTCAGCACCAAGCACAACTACAACGACGACCACAGCGGCTGGCGGAGGTCTGGCTTTCATGCTTAAACCCCTGGGggcagccaccaccaccacaactgCCCCTACACTTGCCACTGCTGCCACAACTTCAGCTGCCACCACAGGTGCTCCTTCAGGTTTTACCCTTGGGTTCAAACCTGCACCCATTACAACCACTAACACCACTACTGCACCCACTATAGTCACAGCAACAACCGCCCCCCCAGTGATGAGCTACGCCCAGTTAGAGGGTCTCATCAACAAGTGGAGTCTTGAACTCGAGGACCAGGAGCGACATTTCCTACAGCAGGCGACTCAGGTGAACGCCTGGGACCGTGTCCTGGTGGACAACGGGGAGAAAATCACAGCCCTGCATAAGGAGATGGAGAAAGTGAAGCTGGACCAGAGGAGGCTCAACCAGGAGTTAGATTTCATCCTGTCCCAGCAGAAGGAGTTGGAGGACTTGCTCTGCCCGCTGGAGGAATCTGTGAAAGATCAGAGCGGAACGATCTACATGCAGAATGCCGACGAGGAGCGCGAAAGAACCTACAAGCTGGCGGAGAATGTAGATGCACAGCTTAAAAGGATGTCCCaggacctgaaggagatcatCGAGCACCTGAACACATCCAGCGGCCCGGCAGATACCAGTGACCCG CTTCAGCAGATTTGTAAAATtctcaacacacacatggattCACTCCAGTGGATTGATCAGAACTCGGTTCACCTGCAGAGAAGAGTGGAGGAAGTTTCCAAATTGTACGACAACCAGCATAAAGAGCAGGAGAAAACCTTTCGTTTAACATTTGATTGA